In Marisediminicola antarctica, one DNA window encodes the following:
- a CDS encoding nuclease-related domain-containing protein: MTIPTTSMHDRAPGALVIEQLLSLQSRASPRSGVARFFGVSPLADDNASWYLGALGEIAVGEILRRLPDGWTSFHALPVGTKESDIDHIVTGPGGVFAINTKRHKGKPIWIADRTFMVSGHKQPHLRNAEYDADRVERLLGDRMPVPVPVPVPVPVPVRVPVPVPVPVHPIIVVVDPKSIDIKKAPGRVAVIEARHLARWLLKRPAVLEPDVIREVAAVLADPATWRAATPPDADLMARFEVLDREVRAARRVQRLWVLGFSAAAAVGLFALLQLVPQLVMDSVGL; the protein is encoded by the coding sequence ATGACCATCCCGACAACATCCATGCACGATCGCGCGCCCGGCGCGCTCGTGATCGAGCAGCTCCTGAGTCTTCAGAGCCGCGCGTCGCCGCGCTCCGGAGTCGCCCGCTTCTTCGGTGTCTCACCGCTCGCAGACGACAATGCCTCGTGGTACCTGGGAGCGCTGGGCGAGATCGCCGTCGGCGAGATCCTGAGGCGGCTGCCCGACGGGTGGACGTCCTTCCACGCGCTGCCGGTCGGCACTAAGGAGTCCGATATCGACCACATCGTCACCGGCCCCGGAGGTGTCTTCGCGATCAACACCAAGCGCCACAAGGGCAAGCCGATCTGGATCGCTGACCGCACGTTCATGGTGTCTGGCCACAAGCAGCCGCACCTGCGCAACGCCGAATACGATGCCGATCGGGTCGAGCGCCTGCTCGGCGATCGGATGCCAGTGCCTGTGCCTGTGCCCGTCCCTGTGCCCGTGCCTGTGCGCGTGCCCGTGCCCGTGCCCGTGCCCGTGCATCCGATCATCGTGGTCGTCGACCCGAAGTCGATCGACATCAAGAAGGCCCCGGGCCGGGTCGCGGTGATCGAGGCGCGCCACCTCGCGCGCTGGCTCCTGAAGCGGCCAGCGGTTCTGGAGCCCGACGTAATTCGGGAGGTCGCCGCGGTGCTCGCCGACCCGGCGACATGGCGAGCCGCGACGCCACCGGACGCCGACCTCATGGCGCGGTTCGAAGTGCTCGACCGCGAGGTGCGCGCAGCGCGGCGGGTGCAGAGGCTGTGGGTGCTTGGCTTTTCGGCGGCCGCTGCCGTGGGCCTGTTCGCGTTGCTGCAGCTCGTGCCGCAACTGGTGATGGACTCCGTCGGGCTTTAG
- a CDS encoding sulfite exporter TauE/SafE family protein, with protein sequence MSWIEVVVLFISGTLAGIINTVVGSGSLITFPVLLALGYPPVLANVTNNVGVFPGSISGAIAYRKELKGQLKPVLALATFSAIGGLAGALLLLQLPAEVFDGVVPALIVLALLLVVFGPRIKRTIAARRLARDEAPNNRVALFTTTALTGVYGGYFGAAQGVILLSSLSILLPGSLQRANAYKNVLAATANGAAAIVFVLISQVAWLAAGVIAIGAIFGGQIGGWVGQRLPPLVLRIVIVVVGLAAIAYFIVN encoded by the coding sequence ATGAGCTGGATCGAAGTCGTCGTTCTGTTTATCTCGGGCACCCTCGCCGGGATCATCAACACGGTCGTCGGATCCGGCTCACTCATCACGTTCCCCGTACTGCTCGCCCTCGGTTATCCCCCGGTGCTAGCCAACGTCACCAACAACGTCGGCGTCTTCCCCGGCTCGATCAGCGGGGCGATCGCGTACCGCAAGGAGCTCAAGGGGCAGCTCAAGCCGGTGCTGGCACTCGCGACTTTCTCCGCGATCGGCGGACTCGCCGGTGCGCTGCTGCTACTCCAACTGCCCGCCGAAGTCTTCGACGGAGTCGTGCCCGCTCTCATCGTGCTCGCCCTGCTGCTCGTCGTGTTTGGTCCCCGCATCAAGCGCACGATCGCTGCACGCCGCCTCGCCCGCGACGAGGCACCGAACAACAGGGTCGCGCTCTTCACGACGACCGCACTCACCGGTGTCTACGGTGGATACTTTGGCGCAGCCCAAGGCGTGATCCTGCTGTCGTCCCTGTCGATCCTGCTGCCAGGATCGCTGCAGCGCGCGAACGCCTACAAGAACGTGCTCGCCGCCACCGCGAACGGTGCGGCCGCCATCGTGTTCGTGCTCATCTCGCAAGTCGCCTGGCTCGCGGCCGGCGTGATCGCCATCGGCGCGATCTTCGGCGGACAGATCGGCGGCTGGGTCGGCCAGCGACTCCCCCCTCTTGTGCTGCGCATCGTGATCGTCGTGGTCGGCCTCGCCGCCATCGCGTACTTCATCGTCAACTAG
- a CDS encoding DUF222 domain-containing protein, translating into MDEPSLSPPQTLPESLSEPLTQSPSESLVEPLTRSPLDPPSESLSSSLRESAARVASLGDHSCALRCLTSADLLAAQSAITTLRRCVDRYAAMAAGEIAHRSTPEHGHSGLAQKAGFVSPEAMLQSIANISRIEAVKLMRVGSFIAESEAAAELAASAASLDDTDGAGVEPGTGGPDAGLDGTGDGTGDGNAHGHVSFLPQFPPPPPWQAPLAAALAAGILSIDAVESIRRALGDVDPAITAGALTAACEHLIGTSTGLTPEQLYRKARQLRDSLDEAGIERREKERRDLRSVRTWWDPAGMYCGSFRLPPEEGMIVSTAFDEILSPRRGGPRFVDLEAKASAEELLNDQRSTEQIAADGLVDLIRLAVDADPGTMFGRRRPAVRVMVTDQHLHVMAGHGRLEGHPDPVSFATVERHLCDTGTIAVGFDNDGQCVNVGRNQRFFTERQRIGMTLRDGGCMFAGCDRPPSYCEAHHIDEWLRDDGKTDIADGILLCRRHHLLLHNNGWQVIRVRADYYIRPPADVDPNRELIPLPSRNPEMRALKRQSDQRRAQ; encoded by the coding sequence ATGGACGAACCCTCTCTCTCACCCCCGCAGACACTGCCGGAGTCGCTCTCGGAGCCACTCACGCAGTCGCCTTCGGAGTCGCTCGTGGAACCGCTCACGCGGTCGCCTTTGGACCCGCCGTCGGAGTCGCTCTCGTCGTCACTCCGAGAGTCCGCCGCCAGGGTCGCCTCGCTGGGCGATCACTCGTGCGCCCTCCGCTGCCTCACGTCAGCCGACCTCCTCGCTGCGCAATCGGCAATCACCACTCTTCGCCGGTGCGTCGACAGATATGCCGCGATGGCGGCGGGCGAAATTGCGCACCGCTCGACTCCGGAGCACGGCCACTCCGGACTCGCCCAGAAGGCCGGCTTCGTGTCGCCCGAGGCCATGCTGCAGTCCATCGCCAATATCTCCCGCATCGAAGCGGTGAAGCTGATGCGCGTCGGGTCGTTCATCGCCGAGTCCGAGGCCGCAGCGGAGCTCGCGGCGAGCGCCGCCAGTCTCGACGACACGGATGGCGCGGGGGTGGAACCTGGCACCGGCGGTCCGGATGCTGGGCTTGACGGCACCGGCGACGGCACCGGCGACGGCAACGCCCACGGCCACGTCAGCTTCCTTCCGCAATTCCCACCGCCACCGCCGTGGCAGGCCCCTCTTGCCGCCGCGCTCGCGGCCGGAATCCTGTCGATCGACGCGGTCGAGTCGATCAGGAGGGCGCTCGGCGATGTCGACCCCGCCATCACCGCGGGGGCACTCACCGCGGCCTGCGAGCACCTCATCGGGACCTCGACTGGCCTGACTCCCGAGCAGCTGTACCGCAAGGCGCGCCAGCTCCGCGACTCGCTCGACGAGGCCGGCATCGAGCGGCGCGAAAAGGAGCGGCGCGACCTCCGATCCGTTCGCACCTGGTGGGACCCGGCCGGTATGTACTGCGGCAGCTTCCGGCTCCCTCCCGAAGAGGGCATGATCGTGTCCACCGCGTTCGACGAGATTCTCTCCCCCCGACGCGGCGGACCACGGTTCGTCGACCTCGAGGCGAAGGCCTCGGCCGAGGAACTTCTCAACGACCAGCGGTCAACCGAGCAGATCGCCGCCGACGGCCTCGTCGACCTGATCCGTCTCGCCGTCGACGCCGACCCGGGCACCATGTTCGGTCGCCGCCGCCCGGCCGTGCGCGTCATGGTCACCGACCAACACCTTCATGTCATGGCCGGACACGGTCGTCTCGAAGGCCACCCCGACCCGGTCTCCTTCGCCACCGTGGAACGCCACCTGTGCGACACGGGCACGATCGCGGTCGGCTTCGACAACGACGGCCAGTGTGTAAATGTCGGCCGAAACCAGCGATTCTTCACCGAACGACAGCGAATCGGAATGACGCTCAGGGACGGCGGATGCATGTTCGCCGGCTGTGACCGTCCACCCTCCTACTGCGAGGCTCACCACATCGATGAGTGGCTCCGCGACGATGGCAAGACCGATATTGCAGACGGAATCCTCCTGTGCCGACGTCATCACCTCCTTCTGCACAACAACGGGTGGCAGGTGATCCGAGTGCGCGCCGACTACTACATAAGACCGCCCGCTGACGTCGACCCCAACCGGGAGCTCATCCCCCTCCCCAGTCGAAACCCCGAGATGCGGGCACTCAAACGACAATCCGACCAGCGTCGGGCGCAGTAG
- a CDS encoding DUF429 domain-containing protein, whose product MTHYLGIDLAWGEGTATRPAKETGVALIDETGTVLHAGWARGIDPVAEWIVEVAPPGAVIAIDAPLVVENQAGMRLCERQVGMGYGRWHVAANASNTALGWQGGVALRKKLEARGFVYTDGIRPPGPLERTMFECYPYTTIVGMAELGYEEKRPRYKRFDMALPSALRRQARADACDELIRRMAALGTATPPLHIASHEVSRSLLEPSPLVDAAYKHREDMLDAVLCAWTAAIWHRHRERVQVLGADDVPDAAGRRGTIVAPARDGQRVAGRAMRVLREGSSPSP is encoded by the coding sequence ATGACCCACTACCTCGGCATCGACCTCGCCTGGGGCGAGGGCACTGCGACGCGTCCGGCGAAGGAGACCGGCGTCGCGCTCATCGACGAGACCGGAACCGTGCTGCACGCCGGCTGGGCGCGCGGCATCGATCCGGTCGCCGAGTGGATCGTCGAGGTCGCGCCCCCCGGCGCGGTGATCGCGATCGATGCGCCGCTGGTGGTGGAGAACCAGGCCGGGATGCGGCTCTGTGAGCGACAGGTCGGCATGGGGTATGGGCGCTGGCACGTCGCCGCGAACGCGAGCAATACCGCGCTCGGCTGGCAGGGCGGGGTGGCGTTGCGAAAGAAGCTCGAGGCACGTGGGTTCGTCTACACCGACGGCATCCGCCCGCCCGGCCCGCTCGAGCGCACGATGTTCGAGTGCTACCCGTACACGACCATCGTTGGCATGGCGGAGCTGGGGTACGAGGAGAAGCGCCCGCGGTACAAGCGCTTCGACATGGCGTTGCCGTCCGCACTGCGGCGGCAGGCGCGGGCGGATGCGTGCGATGAGCTCATCCGGCGGATGGCTGCGCTCGGCACGGCCACTCCCCCGCTGCACATCGCCTCGCACGAGGTGTCGCGCTCGCTGCTCGAGCCGTCGCCGCTGGTCGATGCGGCCTACAAACACCGGGAGGACATGCTCGACGCGGTGCTCTGCGCCTGGACCGCCGCGATCTGGCACCGGCACCGCGAGCGGGTGCAGGTGCTCGGTGCCGATGACGTGCCGGATGCCGCGGGTCGCCGCGGCACCATCGTCGCGCCCGCCCGAGATGGGCAGCGGGTCGCGGGGCGGGCGATGCGGGTTCTGCGCGAGGGGTCGTCGCCGTCACCTTAG
- a CDS encoding HNH endonuclease → MPHPNSRAAKAARRRKRRMALVEHDLTPEQWGMLQHLWGGCAYCGAGDRALQRDCVQPISRGGRYTLDNIVPACGACNASKSNDEVTSWMRRKKLDERRFLVRFVEVRDALMPDDTDIETGHMNAGLGGTHGSAP, encoded by the coding sequence GTGCCCCACCCCAACAGCCGCGCCGCCAAGGCCGCCCGCCGCCGCAAGCGACGCATGGCGCTGGTCGAGCATGACCTGACCCCGGAGCAGTGGGGGATGCTGCAGCACCTGTGGGGCGGATGCGCGTACTGCGGGGCGGGCGATCGTGCGCTTCAGCGGGACTGCGTTCAGCCGATCTCGCGGGGCGGGCGCTACACGCTCGACAACATCGTGCCAGCCTGCGGGGCGTGCAACGCGAGCAAGAGCAACGACGAGGTGACGAGCTGGATGCGACGCAAGAAGCTCGACGAACGCCGCTTCCTGGTGCGGTTCGTGGAGGTGCGGGATGCGCTGATGCCTGACGACACGGACATAGAGACCGGGCACATGAACGCGGGCCTCGGCGGAACCCACGGCTCCGCCCCATGA
- a CDS encoding type II toxin-antitoxin system VapC family toxin produces MLDHERADAAELTSLIEWVPVVEPISIRAGELGRRWMSSHSGIGAAPE; encoded by the coding sequence TTGCTGGATCATGAGCGGGCGGATGCCGCGGAGCTCACCAGCCTCATCGAGTGGGTGCCGGTCGTCGAGCCGATCTCGATCAGGGCGGGGGAGCTCGGACGGCGCTGGATGTCGTCACATTCGGGGATCGGTGCGGCGCCCGAGTGA
- a CDS encoding Wadjet anti-phage system protein JetD domain-containing protein — MRSIAEARVEARRIFDRNLGGWAWSAVQGEPAERIPLALNLQPPTGDEALDRVAEMREWSSAWHDFAGAGEVEFATRRFRYLGTQSVPVRLHLEQPAEVAAFIASTAHWRALVARLGELVAQWPDMSRPDAAAVRRVLDVPTSSWSHVVGFLRWSADLDLSELLPRQIAFPGVDSKWFDQNRPLLVALRAAGAGTRRLTTRQIDSRMLVRVLDPALRAEVGGLAEFAAPATELARLVWAPGEVIISENLQSAYSFGDRPGCVVLAAQGYAVEAYGGLPWLQRAHVRYWGDLDTHGFAILNRLRHHLPRVDSVLMDADTLLAHRSLWAREEKPQSAQLPLLTASEREAYEVLLSEPNARLEQERLPWGVVEAAFGVSVAGRELR, encoded by the coding sequence ATGCGCTCGATCGCTGAGGCGCGCGTCGAGGCCCGGCGCATCTTCGACCGGAACCTGGGCGGATGGGCATGGTCGGCCGTGCAGGGCGAGCCGGCCGAACGCATCCCACTCGCTCTCAACCTGCAGCCGCCCACCGGCGATGAGGCGCTCGACAGGGTCGCGGAGATGCGCGAGTGGTCCAGCGCCTGGCACGACTTCGCGGGGGCAGGAGAAGTGGAGTTCGCGACGCGACGGTTCCGGTATCTCGGCACGCAGTCGGTGCCGGTGCGCCTCCACTTGGAGCAGCCCGCAGAGGTCGCGGCCTTCATCGCCTCCACTGCCCACTGGCGCGCTCTGGTCGCACGACTGGGCGAGCTCGTCGCCCAGTGGCCGGACATGTCGAGGCCGGATGCCGCAGCGGTGCGCCGCGTGCTCGACGTGCCCACCTCGTCGTGGTCGCACGTCGTCGGCTTTCTGCGCTGGTCGGCGGACCTGGACCTCTCCGAACTACTGCCTCGCCAGATCGCCTTTCCCGGTGTCGACAGCAAGTGGTTCGATCAGAACCGTCCGCTGCTGGTCGCACTGCGTGCCGCGGGGGCGGGTACCCGGCGTCTCACGACGCGGCAGATCGACTCTCGGATGCTGGTGCGCGTGCTCGACCCGGCCCTGCGCGCGGAAGTCGGCGGACTCGCGGAGTTCGCCGCCCCGGCCACCGAGTTGGCGCGACTGGTCTGGGCGCCAGGGGAGGTCATCATCTCGGAGAATCTGCAGAGCGCGTACTCCTTCGGCGATCGCCCCGGGTGCGTCGTGCTCGCGGCACAAGGCTACGCAGTCGAGGCCTACGGCGGGCTGCCCTGGCTGCAGCGCGCTCACGTGCGCTATTGGGGCGACCTCGACACGCACGGCTTCGCGATCCTGAACCGGCTACGGCACCACCTGCCGCGAGTCGACTCCGTGCTGATGGATGCCGACACCCTGCTCGCGCATCGCTCCCTGTGGGCGCGGGAGGAGAAGCCGCAGTCGGCCCAGTTGCCGCTCCTGACGGCATCCGAGCGGGAGGCATACGAGGTGTTGCTGTCAGAGCCGAACGCGCGGCTGGAGCAGGAGCGCTTGCCGTGGGGCGTTGTTGAGGCGGCGTTCGGCGTGAGTGTCGCTGGCCGCGAATTGCGGTGA
- a CDS encoding ATP-binding protein produces the protein MSDDTLFDDLDGALRSSRGQHRLTGIQLVNWGTFANHHRIDVAEKGFLITGASGSGKSTILDAISVVLVRPKDLNLNAAAGDAGQRVRDRTVLSYLRGSWSINADEITGEVATQQLRPGTTWSAVALEYSDGKGIETTLVRVFWAARGVTDPGGVKSVNLIADRRFDLHDLEPVLADGLSLRTVKALLSPWYAGDQYPAFQEKFARRLGIGGERALRLLHKTQATKGLTSLDSLLRDFMLDEPETFAIASRMVEQFDELSAAHEAVQTARKQVAHLEPVRGLDAELGTLSTRAAGLEDETAATEWYVTERAIVLHHDEIARTQRDRTDAAAEGSALEADLSLITGRIDVLREQHLTAGGGRLDGIRSERDQATGELSSRTRRQGALRSHLSVLGAAIPSTQGDHAELVNQAQTEIDTLAAGGAEVDREQYDAFAGADDAKRKLAAVRAEMATLATSRSNIDSADLRLRDELATAARVDPKRLPFVAELLDVPEEHAEWRGAIERLLGGFARSVLIPESVYAAASAYIDSTHLGRKLLYYRVPRELTNKPRAIGPDSVVHRIEVADSPTAEWLHAELSGRFDYACAESLAAFQRAEKAITRNGQVRHGSSRHEKNDRSRIDDQRQWVLGFDNAAKQQLFAADAERLQAELGAAEKQVDAVLGRRTAAQARLAACRRIVETPWDDIDTASAARHLHGLETLIAEFASTHRDLAQLDEQIAEQRSAAAAVEKALREAGARVHAASTALSRLERGLEERQSTRAELQGADAAALARLESRFTARSRSLTLERLGDLRAEVQKEISSEATAVERSIRSIRERLTQLFTEFKAEWTAEAADVDTDVEATGEYLRILERIEHDGLPQFETKFLTMLQHLSTMSLGQLRRQIDQERRQIRDRITPINESLALSEYGHGTILRIDVKERQLALVNDFKKDVAAATDESLVNDPARATERFEILRRLVTRFGSPEPEHRHWREQVLDVRRHVEFEAREIGEGGETVEIHTSGAGRSGGQRVKLVTFALAAALRYQLGGRNAERPDYGTVVIDEAFDKADADFTEKSMRIFEQFGFQMVLATPMKLIQTLSPFIGGATVIHIRDRKASSAFPIDLVELTATSAQQRADALDR, from the coding sequence ATGAGCGACGACACCCTCTTCGACGACCTCGACGGCGCGCTGCGGAGCAGCCGCGGGCAGCACCGACTCACCGGAATCCAGCTCGTCAACTGGGGCACCTTCGCCAACCACCATCGAATCGACGTGGCAGAGAAGGGCTTCCTGATCACCGGGGCATCCGGGTCGGGCAAGTCCACCATTCTCGACGCGATCTCGGTCGTGCTCGTGCGCCCGAAAGACCTGAACCTCAACGCCGCGGCGGGCGACGCCGGGCAGCGGGTGCGCGACCGCACCGTGCTCAGCTATCTGCGCGGATCGTGGTCGATCAACGCCGACGAGATCACCGGAGAGGTCGCCACCCAGCAGCTGCGCCCGGGCACCACCTGGTCGGCCGTCGCACTCGAATACTCCGACGGCAAGGGCATCGAGACCACTCTGGTGCGCGTGTTCTGGGCGGCCCGCGGAGTCACCGACCCTGGCGGGGTGAAAAGCGTCAACCTCATCGCCGATCGCAGGTTCGACCTGCACGACCTCGAGCCGGTGCTCGCCGACGGACTCAGTCTGCGCACCGTGAAGGCGCTGCTGTCGCCCTGGTACGCGGGCGACCAGTATCCCGCGTTCCAGGAGAAGTTCGCCCGGCGGCTCGGCATCGGCGGCGAGCGCGCCCTGCGCCTGCTGCACAAGACCCAGGCGACCAAGGGACTCACGAGCCTCGACTCACTGCTGCGCGACTTCATGCTCGACGAACCGGAGACATTCGCCATCGCCAGCCGCATGGTCGAGCAGTTCGACGAGCTCTCCGCGGCGCACGAGGCGGTGCAGACCGCCCGCAAGCAGGTCGCCCACCTCGAGCCGGTGCGCGGGCTCGACGCCGAGCTCGGCACCCTTTCCACACGCGCAGCCGGCCTCGAGGACGAGACCGCGGCCACCGAGTGGTACGTGACCGAGCGTGCCATCGTCCTCCACCACGACGAGATCGCCCGCACGCAGCGGGACCGCACGGATGCCGCGGCCGAGGGGTCGGCCCTCGAAGCCGACCTCTCACTCATCACCGGCCGCATCGATGTACTGCGCGAGCAGCACCTCACCGCTGGCGGCGGCCGGCTCGACGGCATCCGTTCGGAGCGCGATCAGGCCACCGGCGAGCTGTCGTCGCGCACCCGTCGCCAGGGTGCGCTTCGCTCTCACCTGAGCGTGCTCGGCGCCGCGATACCGTCGACTCAGGGCGACCACGCCGAACTCGTGAATCAGGCGCAGACCGAGATCGACACGCTCGCGGCCGGCGGCGCCGAGGTGGACCGGGAACAGTACGACGCCTTTGCCGGAGCCGATGACGCGAAGCGGAAGCTCGCCGCGGTGCGAGCGGAGATGGCGACGCTCGCGACGAGCCGCTCCAACATCGACAGCGCCGACCTGCGGCTGCGCGACGAGCTCGCCACAGCCGCCCGCGTCGACCCGAAGCGATTGCCGTTCGTCGCCGAGCTGCTCGATGTTCCCGAGGAACATGCCGAGTGGCGCGGCGCGATCGAGCGGCTGCTCGGCGGATTCGCCCGGTCGGTGCTGATTCCGGAGTCGGTGTATGCCGCGGCATCCGCCTACATCGACAGCACCCACCTCGGCCGCAAGCTGCTCTACTACCGGGTGCCGCGCGAGCTGACCAACAAGCCGCGGGCGATCGGGCCGGACTCGGTGGTGCACCGCATCGAGGTCGCCGACTCGCCCACCGCCGAGTGGTTGCACGCCGAGTTGAGCGGGCGGTTCGACTACGCCTGCGCCGAGAGCCTCGCCGCATTCCAGCGGGCAGAGAAGGCGATCACCCGCAACGGCCAAGTGCGCCACGGCAGCTCCCGCCACGAGAAGAACGACCGCTCGCGCATCGACGACCAGCGGCAGTGGGTGCTCGGTTTCGACAACGCGGCCAAGCAGCAGCTGTTCGCCGCCGACGCAGAGCGGCTGCAGGCGGAGCTCGGCGCGGCCGAGAAGCAGGTGGATGCTGTGCTCGGGCGGCGCACGGCCGCCCAGGCTCGGCTCGCCGCGTGCCGCCGCATCGTCGAGACCCCGTGGGACGACATCGACACCGCGAGCGCCGCCCGGCACCTGCACGGCCTCGAGACGCTCATCGCCGAATTCGCCTCCACCCACCGTGACCTTGCACAGCTCGATGAGCAGATTGCGGAGCAGAGATCCGCCGCCGCCGCGGTCGAGAAGGCGCTACGCGAGGCTGGAGCGCGCGTTCACGCGGCATCCACCGCGCTGTCGAGGCTCGAGCGCGGCCTCGAGGAGCGGCAGTCGACCCGGGCCGAGCTGCAGGGCGCGGATGCCGCGGCTCTTGCCCGCCTCGAGTCCCGGTTCACCGCGCGGTCGCGCAGCCTGACTCTGGAGCGGCTCGGCGACCTGCGCGCCGAGGTGCAGAAGGAGATCTCGAGCGAGGCGACGGCGGTGGAGCGCAGCATCCGCTCGATTCGGGAGAGGCTGACGCAGCTGTTCACCGAGTTCAAGGCGGAGTGGACCGCCGAAGCCGCCGACGTCGATACGGATGTTGAGGCGACCGGGGAGTATCTGCGCATTCTCGAACGCATCGAGCACGACGGGCTGCCGCAGTTCGAAACGAAGTTCCTGACCATGCTGCAGCATCTCTCGACGATGTCGCTCGGGCAGCTGCGGCGGCAGATCGACCAGGAGCGTCGGCAGATTCGCGATCGGATCACACCGATCAACGAGTCGCTGGCGTTGAGCGAATATGGGCACGGCACCATTCTGCGCATCGACGTGAAGGAGCGGCAGCTCGCCCTCGTGAACGACTTCAAGAAGGATGTCGCGGCGGCGACCGACGAGTCGCTCGTCAACGACCCGGCGCGCGCGACTGAGCGGTTCGAGATTCTGCGGCGTCTCGTCACCCGGTTCGGCAGCCCCGAGCCGGAGCACAGGCACTGGCGGGAACAGGTGCTCGATGTGCGCCGACACGTCGAGTTCGAGGCGCGCGAGATCGGCGAGGGCGGTGAGACTGTCGAGATCCACACCTCCGGGGCCGGGCGGAGCGGCGGGCAGCGGGTCAAGCTCGTCACCTTCGCCCTCGCTGCGGCTCTCCGCTATCAGCTCGGTGGGCGCAATGCCGAGCGTCCCGACTACGGCACCGTGGTCATCGACGAGGCGTTCGACAAGGCCGATGCCGACTTCACCGAGAAGTCGATGCGCATTTTCGAGCAGTTCGGATTCCAAATGGTGCTCGCGACGCCGATGAAGCTCATCCAGACCCTGAGCCCGTTCATCGGCGGAGCGACCGTCATCCACATCCGCGATCGCAAGGCGTCATCCGCGTTCCCGATCGACCTCGTCGAGCTCACCGCCACTTCGGCGCAGCAGCGTGCCGATGCGCTCGATCGCTGA
- a CDS encoding DUF4194 domain-containing protein translates to MTPARTAQQKPQSADAQSAEAPGDDESAASATLFVGDTGTLDLDTRLALVKLLRGPFLDGSREPARWAALRRSEVSVRRYLSEIFLLLVIDEVERIAFTQQASESDAVIPSVLRQVPLTMIDSALVLFLRGQLSAVAGTGQRAIVGYDDIVAQLTPYRREGTTDESAHLKRMNGAVRKMIDAGVLANTSTEGRYEISPVLRILFPAEQIAALTDAYEALRGADATDARLDLPDEAPDEHQSAEHQSTETRNDDTDTASAEETA, encoded by the coding sequence ATGACACCGGCCCGCACCGCGCAGCAGAAGCCTCAGAGCGCCGACGCGCAGAGCGCCGAGGCCCCGGGCGACGACGAGTCCGCGGCATCCGCCACCCTCTTCGTCGGCGACACCGGAACCCTCGACCTCGACACCCGGCTCGCGCTCGTGAAGCTGCTGCGCGGACCTTTTCTCGACGGCAGCCGGGAGCCAGCGCGCTGGGCGGCGCTGCGCCGCTCAGAGGTCTCGGTGAGGCGCTACCTGAGCGAGATCTTCCTGCTGCTCGTAATCGATGAGGTCGAGCGCATCGCCTTCACCCAGCAGGCCAGCGAATCGGATGCCGTGATCCCGAGCGTTCTGCGCCAGGTGCCGCTCACCATGATCGACAGCGCCCTCGTCCTCTTTTTGCGCGGGCAGCTCTCCGCCGTTGCTGGCACGGGCCAGCGCGCCATCGTCGGATACGACGACATCGTCGCGCAGCTCACCCCCTACCGCCGCGAGGGAACGACCGACGAGTCGGCCCACCTCAAACGCATGAACGGCGCAGTGCGCAAGATGATCGACGCTGGCGTGCTCGCGAACACCTCCACCGAGGGCCGCTATGAGATCTCCCCGGTGCTGCGAATCCTGTTCCCCGCCGAGCAGATCGCCGCGCTGACCGATGCCTATGAGGCGCTGCGGGGAGCGGATGCGACGGATGCGCGGCTCGACCTGCCCGATGAGGCGCCCGACGAGCACCAGTCCGCCGAGCACCAGTCCACCGAGACGCGAAACGACGACACCGACACGGCATCCGCGGAGGAGACCGCATGA